The following coding sequences are from one Onychostoma macrolepis isolate SWU-2019 chromosome 24, ASM1243209v1, whole genome shotgun sequence window:
- the lrrc30a gene encoding leucine-rich repeat-containing protein 30a, which produces MGGKKSKSAVDDDTTQSGRKSAGPDENLPTVERIRKYTTTHFGYKVLSLARRGLTDPPDELWEITELQKLNLSLNALRSVPASLGSLQNLVVLNLWGNQLTSLPPEIGRLRNLKVLFAYRNRLSDVPEELGLCTKLEVLSLASNQLTSLPASLSSLAGLKKLNLSHNLITHIPGCVYTMKSLVFLQLACNKLENIADQIQALADLKILIVEGNCIHSLPKMLCRLTKLELLNVDFNDIQNIPAEMHRLRRLEKLACHPLDKGLHIRHNPLLKPIKEVLDGGLQALYNYLKAT; this is translated from the coding sequence ATGGGTGGAAAGAAATCCAAAAGCGCTGTAGACGACGACACAACGCAATCAGGAAGAAAGAGCGCCGGTCCAGACGAAAACCTTCCGACGGTCGAACGCATTCGCAAATATACAACAACACACTTCGGATACAAAGTGCTCAGTCTGGCTCGGCGCGGCCTGACGGATCCTCCGGACGAATTATGGGAGATAACAGAGCTACAGAAGCTCAATCTGTCACTCAATGCATTGCGATCCGTTCCGGCGTCTTTGGGTTCGCTGCAGAACCTGGTGGTGCTCAATCTTTGGGGAAACCAGCTCACTAGTCTGCCTCCTGAAATCGGACGGCTGAGGAATCTAAAGGTGCTTTTTGCATACCGCAACCGACTAAGCGACGTTCCCGAAGAACTGGGTTTATGCACCAAACTGGAAGTGTTGAGTCTGGCCAGTAACCAGTTAACTAGTCTCCCTGCGTCGCTTTCATCCCTCGCCGGGCTAAAGAAGCTCAACCTGAGCCACAATCTGATCACTCACATCCCCGGCTGCGTTTACACCATGAAGAGCCTGGTGTTCCTGCAGCTGGCCTGTAATAAACTGGAGAACATCGCCGATCAGATCCAAGCGCTGGCCGACTTGAAGATCCTCATCGTTGAGGGAAACTGCATTCACTCGCTTCCCAAGATGCTTTGCCGTCTGACCAAGCTGGAGCTCCTCAATGTGGATTTCAATGACATCCAGAACATACCGGCGGAGATGCATCGTCTGAGACGCCTGGAGAAACTCGCCTGCCATCCGCTGGATAAAGGTCTGCACATCAGACACAATCCTCTGCTGAAACCCATCAAAGAGGTTCTGGACGGAGGTCTGCAGGCGCTCTACAACTATCTGAAGGCCACGTGA